Below is a window of Myxococcaceae bacterium JPH2 DNA.
CTTGTCGAACTTGTTGCTGTCCATGGCCGCCTTGAACTTGGCCATGTTGAGGCCAATCTCCTGGGCGTACTTGTCCAGCGAGGCGCGGTCGAGCGCGCGCTGGTTGGCGAACAGCTTGTCGTGCATCTCCCAGAACTTGCCCTGCTCGTGGGCCGCCATGGACGCCTGCGCGGCGGGCTTCGCGTTCGGGTGCATGGGCAGGGGCTGGTGCTTGAAGGCGAACTTCACCTTGCCCTTGTAGTCCTGCTCGAGCTGGTGGAGCGTCGGGATGACGCGGCCACAGAACGGGCACTCGAAGTCGGACCAGGCGACGAGCGTGACAGGGGCGCCCTTCGGGCCCTTCACCGGCGCCTCACCCAGCTCGATCTTCTGCACGGCGCCCTCGGGCGGCGCGCCCGCGGAAGGGGCCGACGGAGCGGCCGGAGCCGCCGCGACGTTGTCCGCGTTCAGCTTCGTGTAGAGGTCCTCCGGCTTCGTGCCGGCGGCGAGCGCCTTGTCGGCCTTGGCGATCTCCTCGTCGATCATCGTCTTGAAGGCCTCGAAGGGCTGCGCACCGACGATCTGACGGCCGTTCACGAAGAAGGTCGGGGTGCCGTTGGCGCCCACCACGTTGCCGGCGGCGATGTCCGACTCGATCTTCGTGTTGAACTTGTTGGTGGAGACGGCGGCCTTGAACTTCGCCATGTCCAGCTTCAGCTCCTGGGCGTACTTCTCCAGGGAGGCGCCATCGAGCGCGCGCTGGTTGGCGAACAGCTTGTCGTGCATCTCCCAGAACTTGCCCTGCTCATGCGCGGCCATGGCGGCCATGGCGGCCGGCTTGGCGCTGGCGTGGAAGGAGAGCGGCTGGTTGCGCCACACGATGCGCACGTCCTTCGGGTACGTCTCCTTGATCTTCTGCACCGTGGGCATCACGCGGCCGCAGAACGGGCACTCGAAGTCGGACCACTCGACGATGGTGACCTTGGCGTTGGACGGGCCGAACACGGGCGAGTCCGAGGGCACGTCCACCTTGAACACGGTGGGGCCGGCCGGCTGACCCTGCTGCGGGCGGGACGGGGCGCGCTCCAGGCCCTTCTCGATGGTCTTCGCGTACACCTGCGAGGCGGGCACGCCGCTCTTCACGAGCGCCTCGGCCTTGGTCATCTCCTCGTCGATGAGCGCCTTGAAGTTCTCGATGGGCTGCGCGCCGGACAGGAAGCGGCCGTTGATGAAGAAGGCCGGGGTGCCGTTGGCGCCGAACTGCGAGGACGCCGAGGAGTCCTTGGCGATGATGTCCGCCAGCTTGGGGCTGGCCATGTCGCTCTTCCACTTCTCGAGGTTGAGCCCCAACTGGGTCGCGTACTTCTCCAGGTCCGCGTCCTCGATGCTCTTCTGGTTCGCGAAGAGCATGTCGTGCATCTCCCAGTACTTGCCCTGCTCACCGGCGGCGAGCGCGGCGAGCGCGGCCGGCCGGGCGCGCGGGTGGAAGGAGAGCGGGTTCTGCCGCATGACGACGCGCAGCTTGCTGCCGTAGTCGTCCTCGAGCTTCTTCACCGTCACATGCGCGCGGCTACAGAACGGGCACTGGTAGTCGGAGAACTCGACGATGGTGACGAGCGCGTTCTCGCCGCCTCGCACGGGAGATCCCTCGATGGGGACCTTGAACACCGTCGGATCCACGGGGCGCGCGTTCGGCCGGGCAGCGGCCTGGGCGGCGGGCGTGTTGCTCGTGCTCTTCGAGGCGTTGGTGGCGCGGCCGCCAACGAACCCGAGCACCAGGCCCACCAGCAGGGCCACGATGACATGGGGCTTCATGGGTTGGATTTGCTCCTTCGCCATCGGTCCGGCTGCGGACGCCAAGCGGGTGTCAGTGTGTGTGGTGTGGAGGAAGGCGGGGGTACTTAACAGAGGGATTTCGAGAACCGCAAGCCATGCGGGAGCGCTCGCGGCTGCCGCGTCCAGGCCCCCAAGGGGCCGGAAACTGACCGCTTTTCGAAAATATTCCACCTCGGCGGCGAAGGGGGGCGCATGACAGACTCACCCCATGGAAGCAGCCGTGCGTGTGGATACCTCCGGCGCGTTCTGCCCGGTGCCCATCCTCGAGATTGCCAAGGCGATGCGCCGCGTGGCGCCCGGGACGCTGGTGGAACTCATCTCCACGGACGTGGGCTTGGAAGCGGATCTCCCCGCGTGGTGCGAGGCGACCGGCCACCTGCTCGTTCGCTTGGAGCGCCGAGGCACCCACCACTACGTCGGGTGGGTGCGCAAGGCAGGGTGAGCCCGCGACTTCAGACCAGCTGAAGCACGCGATCCTCCAGCCGCTGGCCCCGGCTGACGCCGAGGATGAGCACGCCGTGGTGGATCAGGTGGCCCACGACACGGCTGATGACCTGCTCGGGAGGGTGTGCTTGTCCCTCGAAGCGCACGAGCAGCACGCCCGGGGACTCCATGCGCGCGGCCGTGACGCCGGGCATGGCCGTCAGCTCGGGGAGGATGACGTCGCCCTGGGCGATCTGCACGCGGAACTCCGCGCCCTGGCCCGTCAGCTCCGTCATGGTGCCGGCCTTGGCCAGTGTGCCCTTGTCGAGGATGGCGGCCGCGTCGCACAGCTCCTCCAGCTCCTGGAGGTTGTGGCTGGAGACGACCACCGTCTGCTTCTGGCCGCGCATGTCCTTGATGACCTGCCGCACCTGGGCGGCGATGCGCGGATCCAATCCGGCGGTGGGTTCATCCAGGAGAACCAGCGGCGGGCGGCCCATCAGCGCCTGCGCCATGGACGCGCGCTTGGCCATGCCGTGGCTCAGCGCCTGGGTCTGCACCGACCACGCTTCCGTGAGGCCCACTTTCTCCAAAGCGCCGCGCGCTTCGGTCTCCGGCTGTTCAAGACCAGACAGTTTGGCCCAGTACGTGAGCAGGGCACCGACCTCCCAGCCGGGCGGAAGCACGGCGTCCTGGGGCAGGGCGCCCAGGACGCGCTTGAGGGCTCCGGGCGACGTCGGGTCCACACCCATCACCTGGAGCGAGCCCTCGGACGGATAGAGGTAGCCGCACATCATGGAGAAGGTCGTCGTCTTGCCGGCGCCGTTGGGGCCGATGAGTCCGTAGACCTCTCCGCGGCGCACCTGGAGGCTCACCGCCTTGACGGCGACCTTGGGGCCGAAGCGCTTGGTGACGTTGAACAGCTCGATGGCCAACTCGCTCACAGGTCCCTCGCGCGCAGGACGCCGTGGGCGCCCAGGAGGAAGACGAGCGCGAACGCGGCATAGGCCGCGCCACTCGCGCCGAACTCAGACAGTTGCGGGTGCAGGAGATTGCCCGCGTAGTACGACGGCGACAGGTAGCGCACGAAGCGCATCGGGTTGGTGTCCGCCACCCCGCGCCCGATGGTGTCCATCAGCCAGAAGACGAAGAGCAGGACGAAGTTGAAGACGAGGCTCACGGCCGGCAGCCGGAACAGGCTGGAGCACAGCGCGGTGAGCGCCACGTACGCCAGCGAGAACACCACCGCCGCCAACCAGAACTTCACCAGGTTCAGCACCAGCATCGCGGCGCTGAAGTCCGGGTTCGTCATCCGCGCGTAGATGAAGATGGCCAGGTCCACGACGAGCACGAGCCCCACCAGGAGCGTGGCCTGCGCCAGGAACTTGCCCGTCAGCACCGACGAGCGCCGCGCGCGCACCGTGAGGAAGCGGATGGAGCGCGGGCCCACTTCACCGCTGAGCTGATCAAACCCCATCAGCGCCACGTAGGCCGGCAAGAAGAAGAGGGTGACCTTGAAGACGATGAGCACCACGAGAGGCACTTGCGACAAGGCCTCCATCATCGCGGCGTCGTTGCTGGTGAGGATGCCCAGCATCCCCTTGTGCATTTCCTCCGCGGCGCGCGCCGACGCCTCTGCGTCCGCGCCCACTTCCGCCAGCTTCGCGTTCACCTGGGCCTGGATCTCCCGCGTGGCATAGCCGACGACGAGCAGCACCAGGGCCGAGAACATGCTGTAGAGCCCGAGGAGGACCA
It encodes the following:
- a CDS encoding ABC transporter permease subunit encodes the protein MVIWSAELRRAVRSGRVVVLLGLYSMFSALVLLVVGYATREIQAQVNAKLAEVGADAEASARAAEEMHKGMLGILTSNDAAMMEALSQVPLVVLIVFKVTLFFLPAYVALMGFDQLSGEVGPRSIRFLTVRARRSSVLTGKFLAQATLLVGLVLVVDLAIFIYARMTNPDFSAAMLVLNLVKFWLAAVVFSLAYVALTALCSSLFRLPAVSLVFNFVLLFVFWLMDTIGRGVADTNPMRFVRYLSPSYYAGNLLHPQLSEFGASGAAYAAFALVFLLGAHGVLRARDL
- a CDS encoding thioredoxin domain-containing protein, which translates into the protein MKPHVIVALLVGLVLGFVGGRATNASKSTSNTPAAQAAARPNARPVDPTVFKVPIEGSPVRGGENALVTIVEFSDYQCPFCSRAHVTVKKLEDDYGSKLRVVMRQNPLSFHPRARPAALAALAAGEQGKYWEMHDMLFANQKSIEDADLEKYATQLGLNLEKWKSDMASPKLADIIAKDSSASSQFGANGTPAFFINGRFLSGAQPIENFKALIDEEMTKAEALVKSGVPASQVYAKTIEKGLERAPSRPQQGQPAGPTVFKVDVPSDSPVFGPSNAKVTIVEWSDFECPFCGRVMPTVQKIKETYPKDVRIVWRNQPLSFHASAKPAAMAAMAAHEQGKFWEMHDKLFANQRALDGASLEKYAQELKLDMAKFKAAVSTNKFNTKIESDIAAGNVVGANGTPTFFVNGRQIVGAQPFEAFKTMIDEEIAKADKALAAGTKPEDLYTKLNADNVAAAPAAPSAPSAGAPPEGAVQKIELGEAPVKGPKGAPVTLVAWSDFECPFCGRVIPTLHQLEQDYKGKVKFAFKHQPLPMHPNAKPAAQASMAAHEQGKFWEMHDKLFANQRALDRASLDKYAQEIGLNMAKFKAAMDSNKFDKQIEADMAAGAAVGASATPSFFINGRPLVGAQPLEAFKRVIDEELKKAGGAVAADAK
- a CDS encoding sulfurtransferase TusA family protein; translated protein: MEAAVRVDTSGAFCPVPILEIAKAMRRVAPGTLVELISTDVGLEADLPAWCEATGHLLVRLERRGTHHYVGWVRKAG
- a CDS encoding ABC transporter ATP-binding protein, with the protein product MSELAIELFNVTKRFGPKVAVKAVSLQVRRGEVYGLIGPNGAGKTTTFSMMCGYLYPSEGSLQVMGVDPTSPGALKRVLGALPQDAVLPPGWEVGALLTYWAKLSGLEQPETEARGALEKVGLTEAWSVQTQALSHGMAKRASMAQALMGRPPLVLLDEPTAGLDPRIAAQVRQVIKDMRGQKQTVVVSSHNLQELEELCDAAAILDKGTLAKAGTMTELTGQGAEFRVQIAQGDVILPELTAMPGVTAARMESPGVLLVRFEGQAHPPEQVISRVVGHLIHHGVLILGVSRGQRLEDRVLQLV